The proteins below are encoded in one region of Acidobacteriota bacterium:
- a CDS encoding sigma-70 family RNA polymerase sigma factor: MSDHELILRAQRGDRQAFEGLVQRYDRKVLAIALSFTRNSEDAKDIYQEVFMRVHRALPDFQFRAKFSTWLHRVTTNVCLTHTSRSKAHLYDSLDEGRSGPDSPTLGDSLESSERTEERLFRSEISEQVRNAMHRLSPQQRMVFTLRHMRGHKLREIADIMNCAEGTVKKYLFTANQRLRDELRPLYSDVKQ; this comes from the coding sequence TTGAGTGATCACGAACTGATCCTGAGGGCCCAGAGGGGCGATCGTCAGGCCTTTGAAGGCTTGGTGCAGCGCTATGACCGTAAAGTGCTAGCCATCGCCCTCTCTTTTACCCGCAATTCCGAGGACGCCAAAGACATCTATCAGGAGGTCTTCATGCGCGTCCACCGGGCTCTGCCCGACTTTCAGTTCCGGGCCAAGTTTTCGACTTGGCTGCATCGGGTGACGACCAACGTCTGCCTGACCCATACCTCGCGCAGCAAGGCGCACCTTTACGATTCGCTGGACGAGGGACGGTCCGGGCCGGACTCGCCCACCCTGGGCGACTCCTTGGAGTCGTCTGAAAGGACGGAAGAGCGCCTCTTCCGCAGCGAGATTTCGGAACAGGTGCGCAACGCCATGCATCGCCTGTCGCCCCAGCAGCGCATGGTCTTCACGCTGCGCCACATGCGCGGCCATAAGTTGCGCGAGATTGCCGACATTATGAATTGCGCCGAAGGGACGGTGAAGAAATACCTCTTCACCGCCAATCAGCGTCTGCGCGACGAGCTGCGTCCCCTCTACAGCGACGTCAAGCAGTGA
- a CDS encoding HEAT repeat domain-containing protein translates to MKSKIREMMVLSLYGELGDAEEFLLQEHLRSNPSLRSEMEELKRLHDLMAEDEWGEPSDELLYQARSRLFRALEEREAQDAAERALPAGLSAAGPRAEEARLGAIVRFYRWLFGPEAGMGWAAACGAAAMLLLGLGMGYFLFQTPAAGPFLDVPEEESIANVRFLESGDDKIDVIFQEVRPRRVSGSLQDARIRRLLAHAAVNDDNDGVRLRAVDEFYSYSGESTDDIVRRTLIISLQTDSNAGVRQRALAALQKMPFDAEIKQAYLNVLRYDPNPGMRVAVINALESARSDEPFQVDEEILDSLREGAADQNDYVRLRSQEFLQKVSEK, encoded by the coding sequence ATGAAGTCGAAGATTCGAGAAATGATGGTGCTTTCCCTCTACGGAGAGCTGGGTGATGCCGAGGAATTCCTCTTGCAGGAGCATCTCCGGAGCAATCCCTCTCTGCGCTCGGAAATGGAGGAACTGAAGCGTCTCCACGACCTGATGGCCGAGGACGAATGGGGCGAGCCTTCCGATGAACTGCTTTATCAAGCCCGCTCGCGCCTTTTCCGCGCCCTTGAGGAGCGCGAGGCGCAGGATGCGGCCGAGCGAGCCCTGCCGGCCGGTCTTTCGGCGGCGGGTCCGCGCGCCGAGGAAGCCCGGCTGGGAGCCATCGTACGTTTCTACCGCTGGCTCTTCGGACCTGAGGCCGGGATGGGATGGGCGGCGGCTTGCGGAGCCGCAGCCATGCTGCTGCTGGGGCTGGGGATGGGGTACTTCCTCTTCCAAACGCCCGCGGCGGGACCCTTTCTCGATGTGCCCGAGGAGGAATCCATCGCCAACGTTCGCTTTCTCGAGTCAGGCGACGACAAGATCGATGTGATCTTTCAGGAAGTCCGTCCGCGCCGCGTCAGCGGATCGCTGCAAGACGCCCGCATTCGCCGCCTGCTGGCCCATGCGGCCGTCAACGACGACAACGACGGGGTCCGTCTGCGGGCGGTGGACGAGTTCTATTCCTACTCAGGCGAAAGCACGGACGATATCGTGCGCCGCACCCTCATCATTTCCCTGCAGACCGACAGCAATGCCGGCGTCCGCCAGAGGGCGCTGGCGGCGCTGCAGAAAATGCCCTTCGACGCCGAAATCAAACAGGCTTATTTGAACGTGTTGCGTTATGATCCCAATCCCGGCATGAGAGTGGCGGTCATCAATGCGCTTGAAAGCGCCCGAAGCGATGAACCCTTCCAGGTCGACGAAGAGATCCTCGACAGCCTGCGTGAAGGGGCTGCCGACCAGAACGACTACGTGCGTCTCCGTTCCCAGGAGTTTCTCCAGAAGGTGAGCGAAAAATGA
- a CDS encoding DUF4097 family beta strand repeat-containing protein, with protein sequence MSISTWNRPEVVVRSVGLRIQSLSIQETPSGVRIGDPRGGGWHGDARLEINVPRQSDLDLRTSYGDISLRGNLKGAFRAVTSAGDIEFENVDGSCDVSTAGGDIEGSDITGDGDLRTSGGEIRVRDVGGTLEARTAGGEIRVGKVGGSLQARTAGGDVTADEVGKDADLSTSGGDVALRRAGGSVDLRTSGGDIELRESSGRARATTAGGDIVLRGVRENVRARTAGGDIVVELVEPSAEGFSDLRTQGGDVEIALPASAAVTIEATIRLRGWDDDDSHQIRSDFPAADEHRSNSEVRATYVLNGGGQSIRLESTDGSIRIRALKR encoded by the coding sequence GTGAGCATTTCGACCTGGAACCGACCCGAGGTGGTGGTGCGCAGCGTAGGACTTCGCATTCAGAGCCTCTCGATTCAGGAGACGCCCAGCGGGGTGAGGATCGGAGATCCGCGCGGAGGCGGCTGGCACGGCGACGCCCGCCTGGAAATCAACGTCCCCCGCCAAAGCGACCTCGACCTGCGCACAAGCTACGGGGACATCAGCCTGCGGGGGAATCTCAAGGGCGCCTTCAGGGCCGTCACTTCAGCCGGAGACATCGAGTTCGAGAACGTGGACGGTTCCTGCGATGTGTCCACCGCGGGCGGCGACATAGAAGGTTCAGACATCACTGGAGACGGCGATTTGCGCACCTCGGGCGGAGAGATCCGAGTGCGCGACGTAGGCGGCACGTTGGAGGCCCGCACCGCCGGCGGCGAGATCCGGGTGGGCAAGGTGGGAGGCAGCCTTCAAGCCCGCACCGCCGGCGGCGACGTGACGGCCGACGAGGTGGGCAAGGACGCCGATCTGAGCACCTCGGGAGGCGACGTGGCGCTGCGTCGGGCCGGAGGCAGCGTCGACCTGCGTACTTCGGGCGGGGACATCGAATTGCGTGAATCCTCGGGACGCGCGCGAGCTACTACTGCCGGAGGCGACATCGTCCTGCGCGGAGTGCGGGAAAACGTACGCGCCCGCACCGCCGGCGGCGACATCGTCGTGGAGCTGGTTGAGCCGTCCGCCGAAGGCTTCAGCGACTTGCGCACCCAGGGCGGCGACGTCGAGATCGCGCTTCCCGCCTCGGCCGCGGTGACCATCGAAGCCACCATCCGCCTGCGGGGATGGGACGATGACGACAGCCACCAGATCCGCTCCGACTTTCCCGCCGCCGACGAGCATCGCAGCAACAGCGAGGTCCGCGCCACCTATGTGCTCAACGGAGGAGGGCAGAGCATCCGCCTGGAGTCCACCGACGGATCGATACGAATCCGCGCCCTCAAGCGCTGA
- a CDS encoding class I SAM-dependent methyltransferase yields the protein MSGLDWPLACPQCRRPLGSTDTAQGQLQCSDCASRLHRDQGIWQALAAGREDHYRSFLRDYTRIRKAEGRGSDSPDYYLGLPECPPDHPMAWQWKIRRATYRTLRRRVLPRLQPGSRILDLGAGVGWLSHRLAQQGLRPCAVDLSDDPEDGLGAARHYRPDWPRVRAEFDRLPFPESCADVALFNASLHYSTDYRRTLSESLRVVRGGGRLIVLETPVYRKEASGRQMAARRHADFEKRFGTPSDALASIEFLTWDWIGELGRSLGLKWRVLRPFYGWKWHLRPLKARLKGTREPSQFVILTAQIP from the coding sequence ATGAGCGGGCTTGACTGGCCGCTGGCCTGTCCTCAATGCCGCCGACCGCTGGGTTCCACGGACACTGCGCAGGGTCAACTTCAGTGCTCCGACTGCGCATCGCGCCTGCATCGCGATCAGGGTATCTGGCAGGCATTGGCGGCGGGACGCGAGGACCACTACCGGTCCTTCCTGCGCGACTACACCCGCATCCGCAAGGCCGAAGGACGGGGCAGCGATTCGCCTGACTATTACCTGGGACTGCCGGAGTGTCCTCCCGACCACCCCATGGCCTGGCAATGGAAGATACGCCGCGCCACCTACCGCACCCTGCGCCGCCGGGTCCTGCCGAGGCTGCAACCCGGCTCGCGCATTCTCGACCTGGGGGCGGGAGTGGGATGGCTCAGTCACCGGCTGGCTCAGCAGGGCTTGCGTCCCTGTGCCGTCGATCTCAGCGACGACCCCGAGGACGGGCTGGGGGCGGCTCGCCATTACCGTCCTGACTGGCCCCGCGTGCGGGCCGAATTCGACCGACTGCCCTTTCCCGAGTCCTGCGCCGACGTCGCGCTTTTCAACGCCAGCCTTCACTACAGCACCGACTACCGGCGCACCCTCTCGGAATCGCTGCGGGTGGTCCGCGGCGGGGGCCGGCTGATCGTGCTGGAGACGCCCGTCTACCGCAAAGAAGCGAGCGGACGGCAGATGGCCGCCCGGCGCCATGCCGACTTCGAAAAGCGCTTCGGAACGCCTTCCGACGCACTGGCCAGCATCGAGTTCCTGACCTGGGACTGGATTGGCGAGTTAGGGCGCAGCCTGGGTCTGAAGTGGCGCGTGCTGCGGCCCTTCTACGGCTGGAAGTGGCACCTGCGCCCCCTCAAGGCTCGCCTCAAGGGGACCCGCGAGCCCTCCCAATTCGTCATCCTGACCGCTCAAATACCGTAG
- a CDS encoding class I SAM-dependent methyltransferase: protein MGQTPTAFDELAARYDQDFSRSTLGMCMRRAVWRRLDVHFKPGMRVLELNCGTGEDALYLARRGLHVTATDASPAMLEKTRRKAEEAGVQDRVEVKRIDLAAMESENELEGRRFDGALSDMGGLNCLPEWGSPARALARLLRPGSPLLLCVMGPLAAWDWIGFSLQGRPSQAVRRLHPGGVMWRGLRIRYPSPGRLSRSFRPAFRTTRLSAVGALLPPPLMGEDWARRHPGLLKRLEHWERRLETLFPLPYLADHYLMELERTRP, encoded by the coding sequence ATGGGTCAAACCCCTACTGCCTTTGACGAATTAGCTGCTCGTTATGATCAGGATTTCAGCCGCAGCACGCTGGGAATGTGCATGCGGCGAGCGGTGTGGAGGCGGCTGGACGTCCACTTCAAGCCTGGAATGCGGGTGCTGGAACTCAACTGCGGGACAGGAGAAGACGCCCTCTACCTGGCCCGCAGGGGCCTGCACGTCACCGCCACCGATGCATCGCCTGCCATGCTGGAGAAAACGCGGCGCAAGGCCGAGGAGGCGGGAGTGCAGGATCGGGTGGAGGTGAAGCGGATCGACCTGGCTGCCATGGAATCCGAGAATGAGCTGGAGGGAAGGCGCTTTGACGGAGCTCTTTCCGACATGGGCGGACTCAACTGCCTGCCCGAGTGGGGCTCTCCGGCTCGGGCCCTGGCGCGCCTTCTGCGTCCCGGCTCGCCCTTGCTGCTGTGCGTGATGGGTCCGCTGGCGGCCTGGGACTGGATCGGCTTCTCGCTGCAGGGACGCCCCTCGCAAGCGGTCCGCCGCCTCCATCCGGGCGGAGTGATGTGGAGGGGGCTGCGCATCCGCTATCCCTCTCCGGGTCGTCTCAGCCGCTCTTTTCGTCCCGCCTTCCGCACGACCCGGCTGAGCGCCGTGGGCGCGCTGCTGCCGCCGCCCTTGATGGGTGAGGACTGGGCCCGACGCCATCCCGGTCTGTTGAAGAGGCTGGAGCATTGGGAGCGCCGTCTGGAAACCCTCTTTCCCCTTCCCTACCTGGCCGACCACTACCTGATGGAGCTGGAAAGGACGCGGCCATGA
- a CDS encoding radical SAM protein, which translates to MSDILLTHGYFLFEDPKEREIMKPYPTLGLLYLSSYLRRQGFEVEIFDSTFSAPAALNQRLRQEAGVVGIYTNLLTRAAVLKITAQAKMRGWTVVLGGPESANYPERYLAHGADVVVIGEGERTMAELLPALHKHGPNKLHGVAGTVFRDEDGSVVRNPEREQVPDLDSLPWPDREAIDTQRYVDVWRQHHGSGSVNLITARGCPYKCRWCSHAVFGFTHRRRSYLDCADELEHIRDAYDPDQVWYSDDVFTIHHKWLFDYAGELKRRGLRMPFETISRADRMMKEEVLETLAEMGCYRIWIGSESGSQRILDAMERRVTVEQVQWASQAAKRRGIEVGMFLMWGYKDETLEDIEATVEHVKKCAPDIYLTTVSYPIKNTAYFEEVAQEVEEPQDWASSTDRDYVVTSQHSPDYYAQADRLLRSEVEALRLSRSDPVKAAHLAEEARRARRKLRNSQLASPWSQSL; encoded by the coding sequence ATGAGCGACATTCTCCTCACTCACGGCTATTTCCTTTTCGAGGATCCCAAGGAAAGGGAGATCATGAAGCCCTATCCCACCCTGGGGTTGCTCTATCTGTCTTCTTACCTGCGCCGGCAAGGATTCGAGGTGGAAATCTTCGACTCGACGTTCTCGGCTCCGGCGGCCCTCAATCAGCGCCTGCGGCAGGAAGCAGGGGTCGTAGGCATCTATACCAATCTGCTGACCCGGGCCGCGGTGCTGAAGATTACCGCCCAGGCCAAGATGCGGGGCTGGACGGTGGTGCTGGGAGGCCCCGAGTCGGCCAACTATCCCGAGCGTTATCTTGCACACGGGGCCGACGTGGTGGTCATCGGGGAGGGCGAGCGCACCATGGCGGAACTGCTGCCCGCCCTGCATAAACACGGTCCCAACAAGCTGCATGGAGTGGCCGGGACGGTCTTCCGCGACGAAGATGGAAGCGTCGTGCGCAACCCTGAGCGGGAGCAGGTTCCCGATCTCGATTCGCTGCCCTGGCCCGACCGCGAGGCCATCGACACCCAGCGCTATGTCGACGTCTGGCGCCAGCACCACGGAAGCGGCAGCGTCAACTTGATTACGGCGCGGGGATGCCCTTACAAATGCCGCTGGTGCTCCCATGCCGTCTTCGGTTTCACCCACCGCCGCCGCAGCTATCTCGACTGCGCCGATGAACTCGAGCACATCCGCGACGCTTACGACCCCGACCAGGTCTGGTACTCCGACGACGTCTTCACCATCCATCACAAGTGGCTCTTCGACTATGCGGGCGAACTCAAGCGGCGTGGACTGCGCATGCCGTTCGAGACCATTTCCCGGGCCGACCGCATGATGAAGGAAGAGGTGCTGGAAACTTTGGCCGAGATGGGCTGCTACCGCATCTGGATCGGCTCGGAAAGCGGCTCGCAGCGCATTCTCGACGCCATGGAACGGCGGGTCACGGTGGAACAGGTGCAGTGGGCCTCTCAAGCCGCCAAACGTCGCGGCATCGAGGTGGGCATGTTTCTGATGTGGGGTTATAAGGACGAGACTCTGGAAGACATCGAGGCCACCGTCGAGCACGTCAAGAAGTGCGCTCCCGACATCTATCTGACTACCGTCTCCTATCCCATCAAGAACACGGCCTACTTCGAGGAAGTGGCCCAGGAAGTGGAGGAACCGCAAGATTGGGCCTCCTCGACCGACCGGGACTACGTGGTGACTTCCCAGCATTCGCCTGACTACTATGCCCAGGCCGACCGGCTCTTGCGCAGCGAAGTCGAAGCCCTCCGCCTGAGTCGAAGCGATCCCGTCAAGGCGGCCCATTTGGCCGAAGAAGCCCGCAGGGCACGGCGCAAGCTGCGCAACTCCCAACTTGCAAGCCCCTGGTCCCAAAGCTTGTGA